The Pirellulales bacterium genome segment CCTCGCCGTCGAAGTCCTTCTTCTTTTCGACAGTCACGACGTAGTCGACTTCTTTGCCCTTCTCCACGGCGGCTCGCGGAAAGCCGAGATTCACGAATTGATCGGCGATTTCCAAATCGGCGAGTTGCGAAGCCGCCTCGACCGCCGCGCCGGCAAACGGAGAGCGGCCAATGGCCACGATTTTCCACTTGCGGATCGGGGCGCCGCCGTTGGCGGTGAGCGGAATCACCGCTTCGCTTTGCTTTTCGGGAATACTCACCGAGGCGGAGGACGAAACGCCGGGCGGATTGTACAGCAGCGATAGCGAAATCGGCGCCGCGAACCCGGCCGCCCGCGTCGCCACGATCTTAAGATTCATCGAACCGTTCTTCACCAGCGGCACTTTCGGCTGCACGATGTCGATCTTGAAAGGCAGTTCGTTCGAAACCGCGATCGCCATGCGGTCGGCCGTGTGTCCCCAAACCTCTTGATTGTTTTGACCACGCACCAGCATCGTCCGCTGGCTCAAATGCCCCTCGATCTTGAGCTTTGGGTCCGCGGGCCGCGCAGATAGATCGGCCAAAACGCTGGTGGTCGGGATGTCGGCGGCGGTAAACAGCACCGGCAGTTCGTTCCGATCGCCCGTGAACGGCTCGTTGTCGAACGTCAAACCCGAGGGGAGGCCGGCGAACGCCAATTGCAAATCGCCGCCGAAATTGGTCCGCTCCGCCGCGACCATGATCGCCATGCGATTTTTCTTCGGCACGACCAACGTTTGCGAAACATATTGCTGCCGCTCCGGCAATCGCATCGTCAGCGCCGGCGAGGGGACCGTGATCTCGACGCGGTAGACGAAATCGGGGCCGCCGCCGCGAAGCTGGTCGGTCACGGCGATCAGATAATCGTCGTCCTCGGGCGCATTGAACCGGAGATAACTGTCGGGACCGAAACTATCGTCGTTGCTGGCCACCGCCTGGCCATTGCTCGCCCGCAGAATCGTCAGCACCGAATCCAATGGCGACCGCAGGATTTCGCGGGCATACACGCGCACATCGAACGCTTGGCCTTTCTTGGCGTGGAACTTGAAAAAATCGGTCTCGCCCGGCTTCTCGATGATTCCGTTGGCGACGCCCGGCGCGGGGCACGGCGTGGCATGGGCCGGATCGCTGCTCGGCTCCAGTTTCACTACGCCCGGCAGATCGACCACGCGGACCCTGTTTGGCGAGGGAGCGATGCCGCGCTCATCTTGGGCGAAAAGCTCCGCAGCCGTGCCCGCCGCGGGAACGGTAATGGCCGGGAGCGTGATGGTTTGCTTGCGCGGACCGGCCGCATCGCCGAGCCATGTAATGATGAGCGTTTCGCCGGGCCGCCCGCCGCCGGGATAAACGACCGTCGGACGGGGATACGTGCCGACGTGCAGCCGGTAAATGCAATCGTTGTTGCCACCGAACGAAGTCTCGCGCACCTGGATCACGTATTTACCGTCTTCCGGAGCGATGATCGAGCATTCGCTATCTTGCCGGAGCAACGGCGAATCGTCGCAACGGGCCAATTCGAATCGCTTCGAATCGAGAATCGCGACATACGGATCGAAGAACGTGACGCCCAATCGCAGGCCCTCGATTTCGGCCGTAACGCGATCGCCCTTCTTCGCCTCGACGGCGTAGTAGTTGACCTCTTCGTTCAGCACGACGCCGTTGACCGTGCAATTCAGCGGCACGCTCTGAGGATGCTCGAATTCGTTGTTCGGCTTGATTTGAGCAACCTCCGGCAGCGCGCCGATGCTGAATGTGCGCAGATTGCTCAACCCCGTCGCCGTCCGCAATCGCAGAGCATGAATGCCCAAGCGGCAATCGGGCGCGATTTTGAGCTTGGCCTTGAAGGAACTGTCGTTGATCGGAGTCAGAGCCGAGACTTCGACGCCCGGCGAATAGAGCAGCAACTGTTGTGCATCGCCCAATCGATTGCCGCGAAACGTCGTTTCGATTTCCGTGCCGCGCTGAAAGCCGTAGGGCGACATTCCCGCAAACTGCGGCTCGGCCGCTTGCGCCATCAACGACGCGGCCAACCATGCGCCCAAGCTGATTGCTACGGCTACGGCCTTGAACGATTGCGGCCAACGATGGATCATCGTCACCTCCGTCGCACGCATTCGACCCGCGCCTTTCTGGAAGCCGATCAGGCAAGCAACCGATTGATCAACTTGCCGCCGTAGACGATCGCCGCGGGCCGGTTGCCCGGCGTCATCAGCTTTTTCTCCGGCTTGATGCCGAGGCAGTGATACATCGTGTAGGCGAGATCGGGCGGTTCGACGGGATCTTCGTCGGGCTCCGAAGCGGTGGCGTTCGACGAGCCATAGATCTCGCCCCCCTTGATGCCGCCGCCGGCGAGCACCACGCTAAACACCTTCGGCCAATGGTCGCGCCCCGCGTTGTTGTTGATCTTGGGCGAGCGACCGAATTCGCTCGACACCATCACCATCGTCTCTTTCAACAGGCCCGTGCGGTCGAGGTCGCGAATCAGGGCCGAGAGCGCCTGATCGAAGGCCGGCATCTGGCCGCGCATGCCGGCCGTGATATTGCTGTGCATATCCCAGCCGCCGTAGGTAAGCGTCGCCATCCGCACGCCCGCGGCGACCAATCGGCGGGCCATGAGCATGCGCTGGCCGGCTTCGTTGCGGCCGTATTCATCACGGATCGCAGCCGGTTCGGCATCGATATTGAACGCCTCGCGGGCTTTCGGCGAACTGATCAAGCTATAGGCTCGATCGTAAAA includes the following:
- a CDS encoding PPC domain-containing protein, which codes for MIHRWPQSFKAVAVAISLGAWLAASLMAQAAEPQFAGMSPYGFQRGTEIETTFRGNRLGDAQQLLLYSPGVEVSALTPINDSSFKAKLKIAPDCRLGIHALRLRTATGLSNLRTFSIGALPEVAQIKPNNEFEHPQSVPLNCTVNGVVLNEEVNYYAVEAKKGDRVTAEIEGLRLGVTFFDPYVAILDSKRFELARCDDSPLLRQDSECSIIAPEDGKYVIQVRETSFGGNNDCIYRLHVGTYPRPTVVYPGGGRPGETLIITWLGDAAGPRKQTITLPAITVPAAGTAAELFAQDERGIAPSPNRVRVVDLPGVVKLEPSSDPAHATPCPAPGVANGIIEKPGETDFFKFHAKKGQAFDVRVYAREILRSPLDSVLTILRASNGQAVASNDDSFGPDSYLRFNAPEDDDYLIAVTDQLRGGGPDFVYRVEITVPSPALTMRLPERQQYVSQTLVVPKKNRMAIMVAAERTNFGGDLQLAFAGLPSGLTFDNEPFTGDRNELPVLFTAADIPTTSVLADLSARPADPKLKIEGHLSQRTMLVRGQNNQEVWGHTADRMAIAVSNELPFKIDIVQPKVPLVKNGSMNLKIVATRAAGFAAPISLSLLYNPPGVSSSASVSIPEKQSEAVIPLTANGGAPIRKWKIVAIGRSPFAGAAVEAASQLADLEIADQFVNLGFPRAAVEKGKEVDYVVTVEKKKDFDGEATVELLGLPAGATSLPAKITKTSTSISFKVKTAPDARPGKYPSLVCRVTIVQAGEPITHTLGSGELRIDEPLPPKPTAAAPKPAAQPSPAASAKPPEKKPLSRLEQLRLERQQQSGK